Proteins from a single region of Oryzias melastigma strain HK-1 unplaced genomic scaffold, ASM292280v2 sc00575, whole genome shotgun sequence:
- the triap1 gene encoding TP53-regulated inhibitor of apoptosis 1: MNSVGEACTELKREYDQCFNRWFAEKFLKGDRSGDPCTETFRRYQRCVQKAIKEKDIPVDGVEFMGPNKDKPES; encoded by the coding sequence ATGAACAGCGTCGGGGAGGCATGCACCGAGCTGAAGCGGGAGTACGACCAGTGCTTCAACCGCTGGTTCGCCGAGAAGTTCCTGAAGGGCGACCGGAGCGGCGACCCGTGCACGGAGACCTTCCGCCGGTACCAGCGCTGCGTGCAGAAGGCCATCAAGGAGAAGGACATCCCGGTGGACGGCGTGGAGTTCATGGGCCCCAACAAGGACAAGCCTGAGAGCTGA